The nucleotide window ATCTTTTTATCCATGGTTTTCTCCAACTGGATGGCGAGATACTGCTCCTGTATTTTTCGTTTGACCTTGGCCCCGAAAGATTTTTCCGCGCCGCCGTTAAAGGCCACATTTTTGATCAGCTGCTGGGTAATGGTGCTGGCCCCCTGGTCAAAATCGCCGGTGGTCAGCCCTGAGAGCACGGCTCTTGCCATGCCCTTTACGTCCACGCCGTTGTGAGTCCAGAAGCGGGAATCCTCGATGGCCACAAAAGCGTTGATCAGATTCTGGGGGATCTCTGAATATTCCACAGGCTGGCGGTTTGAGCCGGCCATCACAAGTGTTTGAATTTCCTTGCCGTCTGCGTCATAGATGATAGTTGCGGACGCATCCGGGGACATGTCCAGGGTGTTCAGATCCGGGGCATTTTTGAGTATGCCGCGGAACATGCCGGCGCCGGTGGAGACAGCTATCACAAACAGGCTGAGGATGCCGGCCAGCAGGATCTTGAACATAATGACGGCCGCCCTCGTCTTTTTCCTGCCGGATTTCGCTGAAGCGGAACGAATCTGTTCCTTCAGGCCATTTTTACCATAATTCATAAAGAAACCCTCCTGAGTTTCGGATAAACATTTCATGGAAGCAAATAAAGTTTTGCTTCTACATTATAGCAAAAAAGCAGGTACAAATAAAGGGGTAATTCCGCGGCGCAATTGGCGGTTGCCTGAAATACTCTTCTATATTACAATTATATTACAGAAAACAAAAGCCGGAAGACCGTGTGGGAGGACTGTATGAGACAGAGCTATTTGGAACTATATGAGGGCGGCGAAGGAGAGATCGTGGAGAAGAAGTCCAGGTTTCTTGCGACAATCCGGCCGGTGAAGTCAGAGGCGGAGGCTGCCGCCGTTTTGGAAGAGACAAGAAAGAAATATTGGGATGCAAATCATAACTGCACGGCGTACAGCATCGGAGTCCGGAATGAACGGGTGAGATGCAGTGACGACGGAGAACCGGGAGGGACGGCCGGGAGGCCTATGCTGGATGTGCTGCTGGGAGAACAGGTGCATAATGTGTGCGCTGTTGTGACCCGGTATTTCGGCGGCACACTGCTGGGAACAGGAGGATTGGTCAGGGCCTATTCCAGAGCCGTCCAGGAAGGGCTTGCAGACTGCGTCATTCTGGACAAAAAGCCGGGACAGGAAATATTGGTCACATGCGATTACAATGGAATCGGAAAAATCCAGTACACAGCAGGTCAGATGGGAGTCCATACTCTGGATACCAGCTATACGGACATCGTGACGTCTCGGATTCTTGTACCTGAGGAACAGACGGATCTGTTCATGAAAAAGGTGACAGAAGCCACAAACGGCCGGGCGGTGATGGAACTTCTTGGTACCCCTTATTTTGCGGAAAAGGACAGGGAAATCCTTCTTTTTGAGGAGTGAGCCATGGAAGGCGGGGGCGAAAGCGGAGAAGGTTACTGCCAGCCGCCGTCCAGGGTGATGACCTGTCCTGTCAGATAAGCAGGAGAAGATATGATCTGGAAAGCCATTTCCGCAGCTTCATCGGGCGTGCCCAGCCGGTCAGCGGGGATCTCTTCTATGAGGGAGGCCCGGTCCTCCGGGCTGAGAAAACGGTTCATTTCCGTGTCGATGGCCCCGCAGGCCAGAGCGTTTACCTGGATGCCGGAAGGGGCCAGCTCCTTTGCCAGGGCTTTGGTGAGAGAATTCACGGCGCCCTTGGAGGCGGAGTAAGCCACTTCACAGGAAGCGCCAGTGTTTCCCCAGACGGAGGAGATGTTTAGGATTTTTCCGTGCTTTGCGGCGACCATGGGAGGAATGGCCAGCCGGCAGCAGTAAAAGACGGAGGAGAGGTTGATGCTCATGATCTCATCCCATTGGGCTTCCGTCATGTCCTGCAAAAGGCCGATATGGGAGACTCCGGCGTTGTTTATGAGGATGTCCGCATGGCCGAACGTTTTTTCAACGGCGGCGAATATCTCTCGGCAGCCGCCTGCTTTTCCCACATCTGCGGCGACAGCGAGGCAGGGGACGCCTGCAGCTTCAATCTCCTGTTTTATACGAAGGAGCGCCTGCTCTCCTCTGGCGCATATGGCGGTCTGGTATCCTGCTTTGGCAAAGCGCAGGGCAATGGACCTCCCGATGCCGCGGGAAGCGCCGGTGACCAAAACAGTTTTGCCTTTTTTATGTTCCATAGATCTCATTAGAACCCCCGATTTCAAAATGGTATTTGTGATCATTATAGCATGCCGCTTCGGTTTCTGCGAGGGCTTCTGCCTTGACATCTGTATTTTCATCGCCTATTATGGTTTCAGGAGGGATTGCTTATGGAAAAACAATACGATCTGGTCATCATCGGTTCAGGTCCGGCCGGACTGGCGGCAGCTATTTACGCCCAGAGGGCCAGGCTTCATACACTTGTGATAGAGAAAGCCATGATGAGCGGCGGACAGGTGCTGAATACCTACGAGGTGGACAATTATCCGGGACTGCCTGGAATCAACGGCTTTGATCTGGGAATGAAGATGCGGGAGCACGCAGACAAGCAGGAAGCGAAATTTGTAGAAGATAATGTAGTACGGGTAGAAGACGGCTCTCCCTACAAGACTGTGGTATGCGAAAACGGGAGCTACGAAGCGAGGGCGGTAATCCTTTCCGGAGGAGCAAAGCACAGACTTCTGGGTGTGCCGGGAGAAGAAGAGCTGTCCGGAATGGGAGTCAGCTACTGTGCCACTTGCGACGGGGCTTTTTACAAAGGCAAAACGACAGCCGTCGTCGGCGGCGGCGATGTAGCCATTGAAGATGCTATTTTTCTGGCCAGGATCTGTGAAAAGGTCTATCTGATCCACAGAAGGGATGAGCTCAGAGGCGCCAAAAGCCTTCAGGAGAAATTGTTTTCTCTTGATAATGTGGAGGTCATCTGGGATACCGTCGTAAAAGAGATTCGCGGAGAAGATGCGGTTTCCGGCATCGTGCTGGAAAATGTGAAAACCGGCGAGACCGAGGAGAAGGACGTTCAGGGAGTTTTCATCGCTGTTGGGATTTTGCCGGAGACGGAAGCATACAAGGGACTTGTGGAGATGGATAAGGCCGGCTATATTGTGGCCGGTGAAGACGGGATTACGTCGGTGCCGGGAATTTTCGCGGCGGGAGATATCCGTACGAAAAAACTGCGCCAGATTGTGACGGCGGCTTCCGACGGAGCCAATGCGGTGACGGCGGCAGAGCAGTATCTGAATCTGCAGAAGGTTTGAGAGCATACCTTCGAACATCTTTTAATCAAACTTTCTTTGTGCGATTGCAAAGCAGGAGGAAATCCGATTCCATCCAGGCGGCTCGCTGGCAGCCCGGAACTTCTGCCGGTGTTTTACCGGAGCTTGATCGGAGCTTACTAAGAATGATTCCCAAAAGTATTTTGTGTTATATAAAAATGAACCGGCCAAGGAGGACGGCCATGAAAAAAACTTATATTAACATGACGAAGGGAAAGAACAGTGATAGTTGTGAAAGACCGGAAAAACAGGCGCGCCTGGAGCCGGGACCTCTGTTAAACAGCCGGGGGGAGCTCAGCCAGGCGGGATATGCCACATCTCTTGTGAAAGCCTATGACAGGAACAGGATCAAGGCGGGAGCCATGCGGATCAAAGAGTGGGATTATTATCTGATCTACAATGAAAGGTATGGAGCCGCCCTTACGCTGGATGACAATTCATATATGGGGCTGGCGAGCATTTCCCTTCTGGATTTTGAAAAACAGACAGAATATACCAGCAGTCCGATGACCGCTTTTCCGATGGGAAGGACTGGATTTCCGGCTTCCTCGGCAAAGGGGGACGTGTCATTGGAAAGAAAAAATATAAGGATGTCCTTCCGCCATGAGGGAGAGAAAAGGATTCTGGAAGGAGAGATGGATAAATTTCATAAGGGTCTGCCGATACGGCTTCGGTTTGAGCTGTCGGAGGAGCCGGAAGACAGCATGGTCATTGCCACGCCGTTTCCGGAGAAAAGGACCGCATTTTATTATAATCAGAAGATCATAGGGATGAAAGCAAGAGGCCAGGCAGAATTTGGCGGACAGATTTACGAGTTTCGTCCGGAGGACAGCTTCGGGCTCCTGGATTGGGGAAGGGGCGTCTGGACATATCACAATACCTGGTACTGGAGCGCCGCCATGGGCCGGGCCGGGGACGGCGAGTTTGGCTTTAACCTTGGCTATGGGTTCGGAGATACCTCGGCGGCTACGGAAAATATGCTCTTTTATAACGGCAGAGCGCATAAGCTTGGAACGGTCACATTCCAGATTCCGGGAGAAGAAGAGGGGAAGCCGGAGTTCATGAAACCGTGGAATGTATTTTCGTCCGACGGGCGGCTGAAGCTTACGTTTACTCCGGTTTTAAACCGGAGCGCGTGTACGTCGGCAGTACTTATCCTGAGTGATCAGCATCAGATATTCGGCCATTTTGACGGCATCGCGGTCTTAGACGACGGAACGGAGATTCAGGTAAGTCATTTGATGGGATTTGCAGAGAAAGTGCGGAACAAATGGTGAGCACAGGTATATGCTGTCAGAGAGATTCCCATCGTCCGGAAGCGCCGCAGGGAAGCACAAGGCCGCTTTCTGTCACGGGGAGCCCTACTTCGTCGGCTGTTATGGCGCCCTGAAAACGGGAGAGCTGAATCCCCATCATATAGGAAAGGACAGAGGGAGCGAGCCCGGTGGTATAAGAATTTATCAGGAAAAACAGAGGAGCGTCCGACAAAAGCTTTGTACACAGCTTTACCAGAGGATAAATGGCGTCTTCAATCTTCCATATCTCACCTTTAGGCCCTCTTCCATAGGATGGCGGGTCCATAATGATCCCGTCGTAGGCATTGCCGCGCCGGATTTCTCTTTCCACAAATTTCACGCAGTCATCTACGATCCATCGTATGGGGGCCTCGGAAAGGCCGGAGGATCTTGCGTTTTCTCTGGCCCATGTCACCATACCCTTGGAAGCGTCCACGTGGGTCACCTGAGCGCCGGCAGAAGCCGCCGCCAGAGTGGCGCCGCCGGTATAAGCGAACAGGTTCAGAACCTTCACAGGCCTATGGGCCTTTTTTATTTTGCCGGAAAACCAGTCCCAGTTCACAGCCTGCTCCGGAAAAAGCCCCGTATGCTTGAAGCTGAAGGGCTTAAGGTTGAAGGTAAGGCCGAGAGGCTCATAACGGATGCTCCACTGCTCCGGCAGGTTAAAAAATTCCCATTCCCCGCCTCCGCGGCTGCTGCGGTGATAGTGGCCGTTTTTATGTTTCCAGCCGCCGTGGGTGCGGGGGGTGTCCCAGATGACCTGCGGGTCCGGGCGGACGAGCAGATAGCAGCCCCATCGTTCTAGTTTCTCTCCTTTTGAGGTGTCGATCACCTCGTAATCGTTCCAATTATCGGCAGTCCACATGAAAGACAGATCCTTTCTCATTCGTGATAAAACACGTTCTTTAATATGACATTGACCTCCATTATATCGGGTTTTTCCGGGGCAGTCAACGGCCGGAAATAAATTCACGAAATACGGCAAAATGGGAATTTGTGACAGCAACACAAAACTTACACTTTTCTTTAGTATGTCAAATGAAGAGGAAATGAAATCTGAAAGATATAATTATTTAAGAATGAAGTAAGAAATTTTATAAAGTTTTAGAGAAAATAAACTTTATTTTAACACAAGACTAACAAAACTTTTATATAATCTTAACACAATGGGAATCTTCACGAAAATCCAAACAACGGGATTTTGTGAGATTCATTATTCGTTTCTGTAAGCAGAACTTCTGCAGCAGCAACAAGCTGAGACTTAATAGAGTAAGCAACTGATACTGACCCGGGGGAGCTTAACAAGCTGACAGAAAAAATTGCAGGAAAGGAGGTTTCAGGTCTTAAAATATTTAAAACAGAAAGCACTTAAAAAAGATATTTAAAGAGTGGAGGGTAATTACATGAAAAAGAAATTATTAGCACTTGTTCTGATGGCGGCCATGGTGCTGTCACTGGCAGCCTGCGGCGGCGACAAGAAAGAGACCACAAAAGCCGCGGAAGAGAAGACGACGAAGGCTGCAGAGGAAAAGACAACAAAGGCGGCTGAAGAGAAAACAACGGCAGCCGGCGACGAAACGACGAAAGCCGCAGCAGGTGAGATCGAAGGCCCCTTCGATGAGAAGTATACCTGGTCTTTAGCGACTACATATGCAACTGGAACACCCATGGTTGACGCCTACTATAAGTTTGCGGATCTGATGAACGAATATTCCGACGGTGCCATCACCCTGAACGTATTCCCGGATTCTTCCCTTATGGGCGAGAACGATTCCTTCCTGGCTCTTAAGTCCGGCGAACTGGAATTCTGCGGATTCGGACCTACACCGTTCTACCTTTACAGTGAGGACTATGGCTTCATGCTTGCTCCTTTCCTGATCGAGACACGCGAAGCTTACAATAACCTTTACAACAGCGATCTCGTAGAGCAGGCAAAAGAGCTTTGGAGAACCGAGTACAACACGAGAGACGTTGCCGGCATGGCATATCGTGGATACAGGAACATGTCCTGCAACAAAGCAATCAATTCTGTTGACGACCTTAAGGGCGTTAAGCTTCGTCTGAATGACAACCAGCTGTGGAGCGAGAGCTGGAGTGCTCTTGGCGCTACCCCCGTTCCGATCGCTTTGGGCGAGCTTTACACTTCCATCCAGAACGGCGCTGCCGATGCTTCTGAAGGCCCTTGGGAGCAGATGAAGAGCATCAACCTGGAAGAGGTTCAGGATTATATCATTGAAACAAAGCATATCTGTGAGAGCGTTGGTATGTGGATGGCAGAAGATCTGTATCAGTCTCTTCCCGACAACTACAAGGCTGTCGTAGACAAGGCTGGACAGGAAGCCATCGATTACCTTGAGAAAGAAGCCATCGCAAGAGAAGACGACTACAAGCAGCAGCTGATCGACGGCGGTTGTGAGTTCATCGAACCCGACCTGAGTGGATTTAAAGAAAAAGCAGAAGCTATCTGGGCTGATTACTTCAAATCTACCTGGACTGCATCCACACTGGAAGAGGTTCAGGCGATCATGGCTGGCGAACAATAAGAAATCTTATTTTGAAGCCATTGTAAAAAGTAATATTGCTTGACTTCATTTGAAGACACCCGCCCGGTTATATTCGAATGGGAATATAAGGTGTGCGGGTGTCTTTTCCATCATTTATCAAGGAAGGGGGATATATGGTGAAAACCTTTAACAAGATTCTGGACAACATAGAGAAGGCTGTTATTACCATCGACAGCATCTTGCTCGTTATCATCACCATTATTGTAGTGTTCCAGGTTATTGCAAGAAAACTGAACATCTCCATGACGGGTACCGAGGAGCTGGCAAGATATGCGTATGTGATCTTCGCATTCTTGGCCTGGCCCATCGCTGCCCTGAGGGGGACGGACGTATGCGTGACCTTTTTATTCGATAAGCTGCCCGGAAAGGTCCGGCACGTGGTTCTGGCAGTCTTTCACATCTCCATGTCTGTATTTGCGGGGATTTGTGTATACAGCCTGATCAAGAACATTGAAAACGCGAAGGGCATCATCGCCGCGTCCAACCGCTGGCTGCATATCAGCTGGGTCTATATCATCGTGGCGGTCGGACTGGTGGCTACCGTGATCTTCAACATCATACGCTGCATATTCCTGCTGACCGGCCAGGCTGTCTATGTCTCACAGGATGAGAAGGACGCCATGGAGCTGGAAGCGGCGAAAGAAGCGTTTGAGAAGCAGCAAGAACTTGAGAAGAAGGGGGAATAGCATATGGATCCGATTTGGGGATTGTTACTTTTATTGGTTCTTTTCCTGGCCGGCCTGCCGGTCACCTATGCCCTGGGTTTTTCCGCCCTGTTCATCATGCGGTTCAGCACGGGTATGAAATGGATCACGATCGGCCAGCAGATGATGGCGGGCCTCAACAGCTTTACGATCCTGGCGGTGCCGCTTTTCCTGCTCGCCGGGAAACTGATGAATAAGTGCGGCGTTACCGACCGTCTGTTTAAATTTGCAAGAGCCATAGTGGGTTGGATGCCCGGCGGCCTGGGCCATGTGAACATACTGGCCAGCTTCATCTTCGCCGGGATGTCCGGAACGGCCATCGCGGACGCCAGCGGCCTGGGCCTCATTGAGATCAAGGCCATGAAGGATGCTGGGTACGACAAGGACTTCTCCTGTGCCGTCACAGCCGCTTCCTCGACCTTGGGCCCGATCATCCCGCCCAGTATGCCCCTCGTAGTGTACGGAACCATTTCCGGTACCTCCATAGGCGCGCTGTTCGTGGCAGGTGTGATTCCCGGGATCATCATGGGCGTGATCATGATGGCTCTGGTGTTCATATATGCTCTGATCCGGAAATATCCCAGAGACCGTGTGGGATCCAAGAGGGAACTTCTGCACGCATGTAAAGAGGGCTTTCTGCCCTGTATGACGCCTGTCATTATCCTCTTGGGCATCTACACCGGTATCTTCACCCCCACAGAGTCGGCCGCCATCGTTGTGGTGTACGCAGCTATTTTGGGGATTCTGGTGTACCGGGAAATCAATTTCAGAGAATTTGTGGATGTGCTGAAGGAGACTGTAGCGGATGCCATCGGTATCTGTATCCTGATCTCAGCGGCGACCTTGTTCGGAAACGTGCTGGTGAAGGCCATGATCCCTCAGACGGTCATGGAGTTTATCGTGAACAGCATCAACAACAAATACGTGTTCCTGCTGATCCTGAACCTGGCGCTCCTGCTGGTGGGTATGTTCATGGAGACCGTGTCAGCCATCACGATCCTGACGCCCATCATCCTGCCGGTAGCCGTGGCATTTGGGATCAACCCGATCCACCTTGGCATCATCATGGTGCTGAACCTGATGATCGGCGTAGTATCTCCGCCCTTCGGCGTGGTGCTGTTCGCCATCAACAAGGTAGGCGAGATTTCTTTCGGCCGTTTGGTGAAAGCTATGGTACCGTGGTTCATCGTGCTCCTTGCCGCGCTGGCTATCGTGACGATGCTGCCCTGGACCTGTACGTGGCTTCCTTCCACCATGGGCTTAGGCGGATTATAAACATAAAAAGGAGATATAAAATATCATGACACATGAACAAGAAGTGCTTGAGAAACTGAAACAATTCGATACGCCGAGTGTGACCAACGTGGTGGCGACCTATCCGGGAGATATGGAATACTGTCTGGGTCTTTATCATCCCTGGAATACCAAATGGTATACCGACGAGACCCTGAAGTGCATGTATCCGGAGCTCGGCAGGCTGGCCGGCCATGTTGTGACTGTTACATTTGGCCTTCCGGATCCTAAATTCAGCCGTTTGGGATTTGTGGATTTATACAAAGCCATTGAAAAAATGCCGAAGCCGGTGATCGTTGCGATGAAGCAGGACCTGCCGGAAGAGATCAAGAAAAAGAACGGCCTTTGCGGCGGCAATATGATGACCGCGTTCAAGTCCCTGGGCGTTATCGGCGTGATCTCCGACGGCCCCTCCAGAGACCTGGATGAAGTGCGCCCCATGGGGATGCAGTATATGCTGACAGGAGTCTGCGCGGGACACGGAGAGTTCAGCATCCACGCGATCAATACACCTGTGGATATCTGCGGCATGGAAGTGGCGCCCGGCGATATCGTACATATGGACGAAAATGGAGCGGTGAAGTTCCCCGCAGAGTATCTGGACGAAGTGGCAGAGCGCTGTGAGCGCCTTCAGGCCTACGAGACAAAGAAACAGAAGCTCCTCGCCGAGAACCATGATGCCGAGACTTTGGCCAAGATATTAAGCGACAACTATGAATAACCCATAATAGAGGAGACAAATCCATGAAAATAGTTGTGTTGGACGGATATACAGAGAATCCCGGGGATTTGAGCTGGGGAGGATTTGAGGCTCTCGGAGAGCTGACGGTTTACAACAGAACGAAAGCAGAGGAGATAGCGGGACGGATAGGGGATGCGGAGATTGTCATCACCAATAAGACTCCTATTTCCTCCGCGACCATGGAGAAGTGCCCGAACATCAGGTATATAGGTGTACTGGCTACCGGCTATAACGT belongs to Qiania dongpingensis and includes:
- the trxB gene encoding thioredoxin-disulfide reductase, encoding MEKQYDLVIIGSGPAGLAAAIYAQRARLHTLVIEKAMMSGGQVLNTYEVDNYPGLPGINGFDLGMKMREHADKQEAKFVEDNVVRVEDGSPYKTVVCENGSYEARAVILSGGAKHRLLGVPGEEELSGMGVSYCATCDGAFYKGKTTAVVGGGDVAIEDAIFLARICEKVYLIHRRDELRGAKSLQEKLFSLDNVEVIWDTVVKEIRGEDAVSGIVLENVKTGETEEKDVQGVFIAVGILPETEAYKGLVEMDKAGYIVAGEDGITSVPGIFAAGDIRTKKLRQIVTAASDGANAVTAAEQYLNLQKV
- a CDS encoding RraA family protein, which translates into the protein MTHEQEVLEKLKQFDTPSVTNVVATYPGDMEYCLGLYHPWNTKWYTDETLKCMYPELGRLAGHVVTVTFGLPDPKFSRLGFVDLYKAIEKMPKPVIVAMKQDLPEEIKKKNGLCGGNMMTAFKSLGVIGVISDGPSRDLDEVRPMGMQYMLTGVCAGHGEFSIHAINTPVDICGMEVAPGDIVHMDENGAVKFPAEYLDEVAERCERLQAYETKKQKLLAENHDAETLAKILSDNYE
- the dctP gene encoding TRAP transporter substrate-binding protein DctP — translated: MKKKLLALVLMAAMVLSLAACGGDKKETTKAAEEKTTKAAEEKTTKAAEEKTTAAGDETTKAAAGEIEGPFDEKYTWSLATTYATGTPMVDAYYKFADLMNEYSDGAITLNVFPDSSLMGENDSFLALKSGELEFCGFGPTPFYLYSEDYGFMLAPFLIETREAYNNLYNSDLVEQAKELWRTEYNTRDVAGMAYRGYRNMSCNKAINSVDDLKGVKLRLNDNQLWSESWSALGATPVPIALGELYTSIQNGAADASEGPWEQMKSINLEEVQDYIIETKHICESVGMWMAEDLYQSLPDNYKAVVDKAGQEAIDYLEKEAIAREDDYKQQLIDGGCEFIEPDLSGFKEKAEAIWADYFKSTWTASTLEEVQAIMAGEQ
- a CDS encoding TRAP transporter small permease — translated: MVKTFNKILDNIEKAVITIDSILLVIITIIVVFQVIARKLNISMTGTEELARYAYVIFAFLAWPIAALRGTDVCVTFLFDKLPGKVRHVVLAVFHISMSVFAGICVYSLIKNIENAKGIIAASNRWLHISWVYIIVAVGLVATVIFNIIRCIFLLTGQAVYVSQDEKDAMELEAAKEAFEKQQELEKKGE
- a CDS encoding TRAP transporter large permease, giving the protein MDPIWGLLLLLVLFLAGLPVTYALGFSALFIMRFSTGMKWITIGQQMMAGLNSFTILAVPLFLLAGKLMNKCGVTDRLFKFARAIVGWMPGGLGHVNILASFIFAGMSGTAIADASGLGLIEIKAMKDAGYDKDFSCAVTAASSTLGPIIPPSMPLVVYGTISGTSIGALFVAGVIPGIIMGVIMMALVFIYALIRKYPRDRVGSKRELLHACKEGFLPCMTPVIILLGIYTGIFTPTESAAIVVVYAAILGILVYREINFREFVDVLKETVADAIGICILISAATLFGNVLVKAMIPQTVMEFIVNSINNKYVFLLILNLALLLVGMFMETVSAITILTPIILPVAVAFGINPIHLGIIMVLNLMIGVVSPPFGVVLFAINKVGEISFGRLVKAMVPWFIVLLAALAIVTMLPWTCTWLPSTMGLGGL
- the ymfI gene encoding elongation factor P 5-aminopentanone reductase, with the translated sequence MRSMEHKKGKTVLVTGASRGIGRSIALRFAKAGYQTAICARGEQALLRIKQEIEAAGVPCLAVAADVGKAGGCREIFAAVEKTFGHADILINNAGVSHIGLLQDMTEAQWDEIMSINLSSVFYCCRLAIPPMVAAKHGKILNISSVWGNTGASCEVAYSASKGAVNSLTKALAKELAPSGIQVNALACGAIDTEMNRFLSPEDRASLIEEIPADRLGTPDEAAEMAFQIISSPAYLTGQVITLDGGWQ
- a CDS encoding class I SAM-dependent methyltransferase codes for the protein MWTADNWNDYEVIDTSKGEKLERWGCYLLVRPDPQVIWDTPRTHGGWKHKNGHYHRSSRGGGEWEFFNLPEQWSIRYEPLGLTFNLKPFSFKHTGLFPEQAVNWDWFSGKIKKAHRPVKVLNLFAYTGGATLAAASAGAQVTHVDASKGMVTWARENARSSGLSEAPIRWIVDDCVKFVEREIRRGNAYDGIIMDPPSYGRGPKGEIWKIEDAIYPLVKLCTKLLSDAPLFFLINSYTTGLAPSVLSYMMGIQLSRFQGAITADEVGLPVTESGLVLPCGASGRWESL
- a CDS encoding YigZ family protein codes for the protein MRQSYLELYEGGEGEIVEKKSRFLATIRPVKSEAEAAAVLEETRKKYWDANHNCTAYSIGVRNERVRCSDDGEPGGTAGRPMLDVLLGEQVHNVCAVVTRYFGGTLLGTGGLVRAYSRAVQEGLADCVILDKKPGQEILVTCDYNGIGKIQYTAGQMGVHTLDTSYTDIVTSRILVPEEQTDLFMKKVTEATNGRAVMELLGTPYFAEKDREILLFEE
- a CDS encoding DUF2804 domain-containing protein; protein product: MKKTYINMTKGKNSDSCERPEKQARLEPGPLLNSRGELSQAGYATSLVKAYDRNRIKAGAMRIKEWDYYLIYNERYGAALTLDDNSYMGLASISLLDFEKQTEYTSSPMTAFPMGRTGFPASSAKGDVSLERKNIRMSFRHEGEKRILEGEMDKFHKGLPIRLRFELSEEPEDSMVIATPFPEKRTAFYYNQKIIGMKARGQAEFGGQIYEFRPEDSFGLLDWGRGVWTYHNTWYWSAAMGRAGDGEFGFNLGYGFGDTSAATENMLFYNGRAHKLGTVTFQIPGEEEGKPEFMKPWNVFSSDGRLKLTFTPVLNRSACTSAVLILSDQHQIFGHFDGIAVLDDGTEIQVSHLMGFAEKVRNKW